A single Silvibacterium dinghuense DNA region contains:
- a CDS encoding phosphoenolpyruvate carboxylase — protein sequence MPSLWKPENWAERLAELEARTGDLKEVPLRRDVRSLGMLLGEVLREQAGDALFEKVEALRQAAIRRREAQAGGSLSEADQLLQKAVLDVKAMPVETAYALSRAFAFYFELINLAETNHRKRRRLSLQLSGDKAAQRGSIRGTLRAMRKAGIGADEAMEWLRKIFIVPVFTAHPTEIARRSVLTKRRRIGEFLEKLDRIPTPEEQLEALEAELIAEITALWQTDEVRSSRPQVGDEIKMGLDYYEVSIFETLPLLYREVAAALRSEYGLAVNLAEMPLLLGFGSWIGGDRDGNPFVTPEVTREAIADARARLLEFYDRQTQQIIDLLTTSAQQLPVSAELKARLDSYLQQLQSAGDPVFGHHFEFEQYRRFMVCVHARLLATAGYEAEGAVTLEAALSALPAYASAHEFEQDLRLVRESLAVNKGLRLAETLIDPLILQVRTFGLHLHTLDVRQHARVHSKTLEEASAWCAGDAATVPGDLNAASHDVIETMRTIAEVKAGPSPETIRQYVISGATSVEDVLAVLWLARLGGVNVAGNPETGDPGLMPVPLFESIEDLRNAPEVCRTLWTMPAYKKLLESWGNTQEVMLGYSDSNKDGGMLTSTWEIFRAHRALHEVARECGVTLRLFHGRGGTVGRGGGPTHRSIYAQPVNAFEGGIRITEQGEVLNFKYSDVVLAERNLELMIAASLDALARPNARLANGHQTGVLLPDWEAAFDEMSETAYGFYKASILEDPEVLEYFELGTPVSELEHAKLGSRPSRRSGRMSFENLRAIPWVFGWTQSRQLIPAWFGVGHAFEAYMQKPGGLERLREMMAEFPLFIDLVRNVEMAMAKADLGIAALYASLVEDAGLRERVFGKVKAEFERTLAAILAVTGQKELLQTNQVLARSIKVRNPYVDPMSLIQVELLRRKRAGEDTPEVNRAIAGTINGISAGLRNTG from the coding sequence ATGCCATCCCTCTGGAAACCTGAGAACTGGGCTGAGCGGCTTGCTGAGCTTGAGGCGCGTACCGGCGATCTGAAAGAAGTTCCGCTGCGGCGCGATGTGCGTTCGCTGGGCATGCTGCTGGGCGAGGTATTGCGCGAGCAGGCCGGCGACGCGTTGTTTGAGAAGGTCGAAGCACTGCGGCAGGCGGCCATCCGCCGACGCGAGGCCCAGGCTGGAGGCTCACTCTCCGAGGCCGACCAGCTGCTGCAGAAAGCCGTGCTCGACGTGAAGGCCATGCCAGTCGAGACCGCCTACGCGCTCAGCCGCGCCTTTGCCTTCTACTTCGAGCTGATCAACCTGGCCGAAACCAATCACCGCAAGCGCCGCCGGCTTTCGCTGCAATTGAGCGGCGACAAGGCTGCGCAGCGCGGCTCGATTCGCGGCACGCTGCGCGCCATGCGCAAGGCCGGCATCGGTGCCGACGAGGCGATGGAGTGGCTCAGAAAAATCTTCATCGTGCCCGTCTTCACCGCGCACCCCACCGAGATCGCGCGCCGCTCGGTACTGACGAAGCGTCGCCGCATCGGCGAATTTCTCGAGAAGCTCGACCGCATCCCGACGCCCGAGGAGCAGCTCGAAGCCCTCGAGGCCGAGCTCATCGCCGAGATCACCGCGCTCTGGCAGACGGACGAGGTGCGCAGCAGCCGCCCGCAGGTGGGTGACGAGATCAAGATGGGCCTCGACTACTACGAGGTCTCCATCTTCGAGACGCTGCCTCTGCTCTATCGCGAGGTGGCCGCGGCGCTCAGGAGTGAGTACGGGCTCGCTGTCAATCTGGCAGAGATGCCCCTGCTTCTGGGTTTTGGATCGTGGATCGGCGGCGACCGCGACGGCAACCCCTTCGTTACCCCGGAGGTGACGCGCGAGGCCATTGCCGATGCCCGCGCCCGCCTGCTCGAGTTCTACGACCGGCAGACGCAGCAGATCATTGACCTGTTAACCACCTCGGCGCAGCAACTGCCGGTGAGCGCGGAGCTGAAGGCGCGTCTCGATTCGTATCTGCAACAGTTACAAAGTGCCGGCGACCCCGTCTTCGGGCATCACTTCGAGTTCGAGCAGTATCGGCGGTTCATGGTCTGCGTGCATGCGCGGCTGCTGGCTACGGCCGGTTATGAGGCCGAGGGCGCGGTCACGCTCGAGGCGGCGCTGAGCGCTCTGCCGGCCTATGCCTCCGCGCATGAGTTCGAGCAGGACCTGCGCCTGGTGCGCGAGAGCCTGGCAGTGAACAAGGGCCTGCGCCTGGCCGAGACGCTGATCGATCCGCTGATTCTGCAGGTCCGCACCTTCGGGCTGCACCTGCACACGCTCGACGTCCGTCAGCATGCGCGCGTCCACAGCAAGACCCTCGAGGAGGCTTCGGCGTGGTGCGCAGGCGATGCGGCCACCGTCCCCGGCGATCTCAACGCTGCCAGCCACGACGTCATCGAGACCATGCGGACAATCGCCGAAGTCAAGGCCGGTCCGAGCCCGGAGACTATTCGCCAGTATGTCATCAGCGGCGCGACCTCGGTCGAGGATGTCCTCGCCGTACTCTGGCTCGCGCGTCTCGGCGGTGTGAATGTTGCCGGCAATCCCGAAACCGGTGATCCAGGCCTGATGCCGGTGCCACTCTTCGAGTCCATTGAAGACCTGCGCAATGCGCCCGAGGTCTGCCGCACGTTGTGGACCATGCCTGCCTATAAAAAACTCCTCGAGAGCTGGGGCAACACGCAGGAAGTCATGCTCGGCTACTCCGACTCGAACAAGGACGGCGGCATGCTCACCAGCACGTGGGAGATTTTCCGCGCCCACCGCGCCCTGCACGAGGTGGCGCGGGAGTGCGGCGTGACGCTGCGCCTCTTCCATGGACGCGGTGGCACCGTCGGACGCGGCGGCGGCCCCACGCACCGCTCGATCTACGCGCAGCCGGTGAACGCCTTTGAGGGCGGCATCCGCATCACTGAGCAGGGTGAGGTGCTGAACTTCAAGTATTCGGACGTGGTCCTCGCCGAGCGCAATCTCGAGCTGATGATCGCAGCCTCGCTCGATGCCCTGGCCCGCCCGAATGCGAGACTTGCCAACGGCCACCAGACAGGCGTACTGCTGCCCGACTGGGAAGCGGCCTTCGACGAGATGTCGGAAACGGCTTACGGCTTCTATAAGGCCAGCATCCTCGAAGACCCCGAGGTGCTCGAGTACTTCGAGCTCGGCACGCCGGTGAGTGAACTCGAACACGCGAAGCTCGGTTCGCGCCCTTCGCGGCGCAGCGGCCGCATGAGCTTCGAGAACCTGCGCGCCATCCCCTGGGTTTTCGGATGGACACAGAGCCGCCAGCTGATCCCTGCCTGGTTCGGTGTCGGCCATGCCTTCGAAGCCTACATGCAGAAGCCGGGCGGTCTCGAACGGCTGCGCGAAATGATGGCCGAGTTCCCGCTCTTCATCGACCTGGTACGCAACGTGGAGATGGCCATGGCCAAGGCCGACCTCGGCATCGCCGCGCTCTATGCCTCGCTGGTCGAAGACGCGGGCCTGCGCGAGCGTGTCTTCGGCAAGGTCAAGGCGGAGTTCGAGCGCACGCTGGCGGCGATCCTCGCCGTCACCGGGCAAAAGGAGCTGCTGCAGACGAACCAGGTGCTGGCCCGCTCCATCAAGGTCCGCAATCCCTATGTCGATCCCATGAGCCTCATCCAGGTGGAACTGCTGCGCCGCAAGCGCGCCGGTGAAGATACGCCCGAGGTCAACCGCGCCATTGCCGGCACCATCAACGGCATCTCGGCCGGACTGAGAAATACCGGCTGA
- a CDS encoding plasmid mobilization protein, with the protein MPGHAMQAEREANEEIEAILGRFQKWTSGKAENMPRGVRELSYEEALASSRSRWSQHGTRQDAPAKTAETIGAPIEEPAEPHREAEPHRESAPIENPLRAEPGVIPAAWPMPGPVSVPTSRPSPRLPVDGKSAKNISALAETNAEAGTGDGAFRAVMAETVRPRSLVLAKSRAAQERQTSMTVRMGSSEQAFIRIRAAEAGTSASAYLRQCAMEVEVLRAQVDQLMAAATRSRLAELAGPSAAREGWWTRWKRALSGGSNSLSLR; encoded by the coding sequence ATGCCGGGACACGCGATGCAGGCAGAGCGCGAAGCGAACGAGGAGATCGAAGCCATCCTCGGCCGCTTCCAGAAATGGACCTCGGGCAAAGCCGAGAACATGCCCAGGGGGGTCCGCGAGCTGAGCTACGAAGAGGCCCTGGCCTCGAGCCGCTCGCGCTGGTCGCAGCATGGGACGCGGCAGGACGCCCCAGCGAAAACAGCAGAAACGATCGGAGCCCCAATCGAAGAACCGGCGGAACCGCACCGGGAAGCGGAACCGCACCGGGAATCTGCACCCATCGAAAACCCGCTGCGGGCTGAACCGGGGGTAATCCCGGCGGCATGGCCTATGCCCGGTCCGGTTTCCGTTCCCACCTCGAGGCCTTCCCCAAGACTCCCGGTGGACGGGAAGAGCGCGAAAAACATCTCGGCACTGGCGGAGACAAACGCTGAGGCAGGGACAGGCGACGGAGCCTTCCGCGCAGTCATGGCCGAGACAGTGCGGCCGCGCAGCCTGGTGCTCGCAAAAAGCCGCGCGGCGCAGGAGCGGCAGACCTCCATGACGGTGCGGATGGGCAGCTCGGAGCAGGCCTTCATCCGCATACGGGCAGCGGAAGCCGGCACCTCCGCCTCAGCATACCTGCGGCAGTGCGCAATGGAGGTCGAGGTGCTGCGGGCCCAGGTGGATCAGCTGATGGCGGCGGCCACGCGCAGCCGCCTGGCCGAGCTGGCTGGCCCTTCCGCCGCGCGAGAAGGCTGGTGGACGCGCTGGAAGCGGGCGCTGAGCGGCGGATCGAACTCCCTATCCCTGCGCTAG
- a CDS encoding glycosyltransferase, which yields MLTAPPQPEPWYRKPGHPFPGWNSLDTLLRMRVAYFPDSFHEINGVAHTSRHFAEYARRRNLPFLCIRAGELPTRQTREGEFVALDLHRGLLSFPLDKGLSFDPAYVRHLPLITTALREFRPDLIHITGPSENGLLGAALAHHLGLPLAASWHTNVHEYAARRSGWFLRMLPKAKREPAAARIEHLALLASAKFYSLAKVLFAPNPGLCALLEKHTHRPCRLMQRGVDTQLFSPAHRDRRADDTAFVLGFVGRLSIEKNVALLAEVQKGLAARGITNFRFCVVGQGAEEAWLRENLPGAEFTGVLRGEALSRAYANMDLFVFPSHTDTFGNVVLEALASGVPAVVTPDGGPASIIQPGVTGLVAPDEAFPAAVASLIADLACHAAMREEARIAAGRASWDSVFDAVYQGYRDVLCSPAALPEPAVGRV from the coding sequence ATGCTTACCGCCCCGCCTCAACCTGAACCGTGGTACCGGAAACCCGGCCACCCCTTCCCCGGCTGGAATTCCCTCGATACTCTACTTCGCATGCGGGTCGCCTACTTCCCGGACTCCTTTCATGAGATCAATGGCGTCGCCCACACGAGCCGCCACTTCGCCGAGTACGCCCGGCGGCGCAATCTTCCGTTCCTCTGCATCCGGGCCGGAGAATTGCCTACCCGGCAGACGCGGGAAGGGGAGTTCGTGGCTCTCGACCTCCATCGCGGTCTGCTCTCATTTCCGCTGGACAAGGGGCTCAGCTTCGATCCCGCGTATGTCCGCCACCTGCCGCTGATCACGACTGCGCTGCGCGAATTCCGTCCCGATCTGATCCACATCACCGGCCCTAGCGAGAACGGGTTGCTGGGGGCCGCGCTGGCCCACCATCTCGGACTGCCGCTGGCCGCCTCCTGGCATACCAACGTGCACGAGTATGCGGCGCGGCGCTCGGGTTGGTTTTTGCGCATGCTGCCGAAGGCGAAGCGCGAGCCTGCCGCCGCCCGCATCGAGCATCTGGCGCTGCTGGCGAGCGCGAAGTTCTACTCGCTGGCCAAGGTGCTCTTCGCGCCGAATCCAGGCCTTTGCGCGCTGCTCGAGAAACACACCCACCGTCCCTGCCGCCTGATGCAGAGGGGCGTCGATACGCAGCTTTTCTCACCTGCGCACCGTGATCGCCGGGCTGATGACACGGCTTTTGTGCTGGGCTTCGTAGGGCGGTTGTCGATCGAGAAGAATGTTGCCCTGCTGGCCGAGGTGCAGAAGGGGCTCGCTGCGCGCGGTATTACGAACTTCCGCTTCTGTGTGGTCGGCCAGGGCGCCGAGGAGGCGTGGCTGCGGGAGAACCTGCCGGGCGCCGAATTTACCGGAGTCCTGCGCGGCGAGGCCTTGTCCCGCGCCTACGCCAACATGGACCTCTTCGTCTTCCCCTCGCATACCGATACCTTCGGAAATGTGGTGCTCGAGGCGCTGGCCTCGGGCGTACCCGCCGTAGTCACTCCGGACGGCGGTCCGGCTTCGATCATCCAGCCGGGCGTAACCGGCCTCGTCGCTCCCGATGAAGCATTCCCCGCCGCCGTAGCCTCGCTGATTGCCGACCTCGCCTGCCACGCTGCCATGCGCGAAGAGGCCCGCATCGCGGCTGGCCGGGCTTCGTGGGACTCGGTCTTCGACGCCGTGTATCAGGGATACCGCGACGTGCTTTGTTCTCCTGCTGCTCTGCCGGAGCCGGCTGTTGGCAGGGTGTAA
- a CDS encoding cation diffusion facilitator family transporter, producing the protein MSSTGKMQRILRISLAATLGYVALTLLAGLRAHSLALVSEAGHNASDALALLLSFVAVHFQSRPATDEKTFGYQRAGVLAAFLNALTLILLSLWITFEAIHRFTEPAPVQPRIMMLVAAAGVLMNGVVALMLWKVSHDVNMRSVFVHMLGDTLSTAAVIVGGVVIWFTGRSGHAAVWIDPALSLGIAALILWSSIGIVRETLNILLEGTPRGVSLMEIRTRLVSIEGVQDVHDLHVWSLGSQTSALASHVTIADIPPSESALILEQINGTLKRYFRIHHTTIQFEHTNCPVAHGCVMPVDEVSAHSHHHGHSHDGHNHDHEHSH; encoded by the coding sequence GTGAGCTCGACAGGCAAGATGCAGCGGATTCTGCGCATTTCGCTCGCCGCAACGCTCGGTTATGTGGCGCTCACGCTGCTGGCCGGACTGCGAGCGCACTCCCTGGCCCTGGTCTCCGAGGCCGGACATAATGCCTCCGATGCCCTGGCGCTGCTGCTGTCCTTCGTCGCCGTGCATTTCCAGTCCCGTCCGGCCACTGACGAGAAGACCTTCGGCTACCAGCGGGCCGGCGTGCTCGCCGCTTTCCTGAATGCACTAACGTTGATTCTGCTGAGCTTATGGATCACGTTCGAGGCCATCCATCGCTTCACCGAGCCGGCACCGGTACAGCCGCGCATCATGATGCTGGTGGCCGCAGCCGGCGTGCTCATGAACGGCGTCGTCGCGCTGATGCTGTGGAAGGTCAGCCACGATGTGAACATGCGCTCAGTCTTCGTCCACATGCTAGGCGACACGCTCTCGACCGCCGCGGTCATTGTGGGCGGAGTGGTGATCTGGTTCACCGGCAGAAGCGGGCACGCCGCCGTCTGGATCGATCCCGCGCTGTCGCTGGGTATCGCCGCGCTCATCCTGTGGTCCTCGATCGGGATCGTCCGGGAAACGCTGAACATCCTGCTCGAAGGCACGCCGCGCGGCGTCTCGCTGATGGAAATCCGTACTCGCCTCGTCTCCATCGAAGGGGTGCAGGATGTACACGATCTCCACGTCTGGAGCCTGGGCTCACAGACCAGCGCGCTGGCCAGCCATGTGACCATCGCCGACATCCCGCCGTCGGAGAGCGCGCTGATCCTCGAACAGATCAACGGCACGCTGAAGCGCTACTTCCGCATCCACCACACGACCATCCAGTTCGAACACACCAACTGCCCGGTCGCCCATGGCTGCGTGATGCCGGTCGATGAGGTAAGCGCCCACTCCCATCATCATGGGCACAGCCATGACGGCCACAACCATGATCATGAGCACAGCCATTAA
- a CDS encoding PHP domain-containing protein — protein sequence MTGFRRISYLWKDADSARDYTTGVSLHSHTNQSKETLDFLANFGAKYGWVRSLIQGAESRARANHGVGINYSASYWTPPLTPRLAFDLESKQIEKIGLSPLVSITDHDTIAAPMLLRTVASARHIPVSVEWSAPYGGDQSFHLGIHNLPSESGVEWMKTFEEYTANPGTPEQQSKRLTEILAALHALPNVLIVFNHPLWDLYIIGREKHLQYVQKFMTENKEFIHALELNGLRSWDENRQVKAMAREWNKLLISGGDRHGMEPNANINLTRATSFTEFVHEIRYEDRSHVLFMPQYAEPWKHRILQSTLDAIRNYPEFPQGSQQWDERVYHPDSTGTVRPLSELWPGDGRAPWYFRYILSAVRMMGQAPVSGGLRMAWSESRQLNLALGEEAF from the coding sequence ATGACCGGTTTCCGCCGTATCTCCTATCTCTGGAAGGACGCTGACAGCGCCCGCGATTACACCACGGGTGTGTCGCTGCACAGCCACACGAACCAGTCCAAGGAAACCCTCGACTTCCTGGCCAACTTCGGAGCCAAGTATGGCTGGGTCCGCAGCCTCATCCAGGGGGCGGAATCCCGTGCCCGCGCCAACCACGGCGTCGGGATCAACTACTCCGCCAGCTACTGGACGCCGCCACTCACGCCGCGCCTGGCCTTCGATCTCGAGAGCAAGCAGATCGAGAAGATCGGGCTCTCCCCGCTGGTCTCGATCACCGATCACGACACCATCGCCGCGCCGATGCTGCTGCGCACTGTGGCTTCGGCCCGCCACATCCCGGTATCGGTCGAGTGGAGCGCTCCGTATGGCGGCGACCAGTCCTTCCACCTCGGCATCCATAACCTGCCCAGCGAGTCCGGCGTGGAATGGATGAAGACCTTCGAGGAGTACACGGCCAATCCTGGGACTCCGGAGCAGCAGTCGAAGCGGCTCACCGAGATCCTCGCCGCGCTGCATGCTCTGCCCAATGTCCTCATCGTCTTCAACCACCCGCTGTGGGACCTGTACATCATCGGCCGTGAAAAGCACCTGCAGTATGTGCAGAAGTTCATGACCGAGAACAAGGAGTTCATCCATGCGCTCGAGCTCAACGGCCTGCGCAGCTGGGATGAAAACCGCCAGGTGAAGGCGATGGCTCGCGAGTGGAATAAGCTGCTGATCTCCGGCGGCGACCGCCACGGCATGGAGCCCAACGCGAACATCAACCTGACCCGCGCGACCTCCTTTACCGAGTTTGTCCACGAGATCCGCTACGAGGACCGCAGCCACGTCCTCTTCATGCCGCAGTATGCCGAGCCCTGGAAGCACCGCATCCTGCAGTCCACGCTCGACGCCATCCGCAACTACCCTGAGTTCCCGCAGGGCTCGCAGCAGTGGGATGAGCGCGTCTATCATCCTGACTCGACCGGCACGGTGCGTCCGCTCAGCGAGCTGTGGCCCGGCGACGGCCGTGCTCCCTGGTACTTCCGCTACATCCTCAGCGCTGTCCGCATGATGGGCCAGGCTCCTGTCTCCGGCGGTCTGCGCATGGCCTGGAGCGAGTCCCGCCAGCTCAACCTCGCGCTCGGCGAAGAGGCCTTCTAA
- the prfA gene encoding peptide chain release factor 1 produces MFERLEQIETRYEDLGRQMSEPEIISDQQKYQKIAKQHRDLEALVDKFREYRTVTTGITDAKAMANEDDADIRAMAEEELAGLEERLPGIEEELKILLLPKDPNDEKNVIVEIRAGTGGDEASLFAAEMFRMYARYAEQRRWKVDILSSSESSVGGLKEITASFEGDKVYSQLKYESGVHRVQRVPATETQGRVHTSAITVAVLPEAEEVDVKIEQKDLRIDTFCSSGPGGQSVNTTYSAIRITHLPTNTVVSCQDEKSQIKNREKAMRVLRTRLYEVEMERQHEAMAKERKQQVGSGDRSEKIRTYNFPQNRLTDHRIGLTIHQLGITMEGHLQPVIDATISYFNAERLKAEGENAA; encoded by the coding sequence ATGTTTGAACGCTTAGAACAGATCGAAACCCGCTACGAGGATCTTGGCCGGCAGATGTCCGAGCCGGAGATCATCTCCGACCAGCAGAAGTACCAGAAGATCGCCAAGCAGCACCGCGACCTGGAAGCGCTGGTGGACAAGTTCCGCGAATACCGCACCGTCACCACCGGCATCACCGACGCCAAGGCGATGGCCAACGAAGACGACGCCGATATCCGCGCCATGGCCGAGGAAGAACTTGCCGGGCTCGAAGAGCGGCTGCCGGGCATCGAGGAAGAGCTGAAGATCCTGCTTCTGCCCAAGGACCCCAACGACGAGAAGAACGTGATCGTCGAAATCCGCGCCGGCACCGGCGGCGACGAGGCCTCGCTCTTCGCCGCGGAGATGTTCCGCATGTACGCCCGCTACGCCGAGCAGCGCCGCTGGAAAGTCGACATCCTCTCCTCGTCCGAGTCCTCGGTGGGCGGCCTGAAGGAAATTACCGCCAGCTTCGAGGGCGACAAGGTGTACTCGCAGCTCAAGTATGAGAGCGGCGTGCACCGTGTGCAGCGTGTGCCGGCCACCGAGACGCAGGGCCGCGTGCACACCTCGGCCATTACCGTGGCCGTGCTGCCCGAAGCCGAGGAAGTCGACGTCAAGATCGAGCAGAAAGATCTGCGCATCGATACCTTCTGCTCGTCCGGCCCCGGCGGCCAGTCGGTGAACACGACCTACTCGGCGATCCGCATCACGCACCTGCCAACCAATACCGTGGTCAGCTGCCAGGACGAAAAGTCGCAGATCAAGAACCGTGAAAAAGCGATGCGCGTCCTCCGCACCCGCCTCTATGAGGTCGAGATGGAGCGCCAGCACGAGGCCATGGCCAAGGAACGCAAGCAGCAGGTCGGTTCTGGCGATCGCAGCGAGAAGATCCGCACCTATAACTTCCCGCAGAACCGCCTCACCGACCACCGCATCGGGCTGACCATCCACCAGCTCGGAATTACGATGGAAGGCCACCTGCAGCCGGTGATCGATGCAACGATTTCGTACTTCAACGCCGAACGTCTGAAGGCGGAAGGCGAAAACGCAGCCTAA
- the prmC gene encoding peptide chain release factor N(5)-glutamine methyltransferase, with protein sequence MENSATVRNLLKQAAEQLRPAPTAARDAELLLLHTLKKDRVWLLMHPDAGISAEAQAAFFEKIARRAKLEPIQYITGEQEFYGFTFRVTPATLIPRPETEHLVEAALEHGSRDSSARILDIGTGSGAIAIVLAHLLPQAEVTAVDLSPAALAIAQENAARYGVEQRIRFLESDLLTAVAGEQFDMIVSNPPYVPSTDILEPQVRDYEPASALYAGEDGLDIYRRLIPQAHAALKPGGWLLMEIGYGQREVLTTLLSGWEEIGFVDDLQGIPRVAMARRG encoded by the coding sequence ATGGAAAATTCCGCTACAGTTCGAAACCTCCTGAAGCAGGCCGCAGAGCAACTGCGGCCTGCGCCGACTGCGGCACGCGATGCCGAGCTCCTGCTGCTACACACGTTAAAGAAAGACCGCGTCTGGCTGCTCATGCATCCCGATGCGGGAATCAGTGCCGAAGCGCAGGCCGCGTTTTTCGAGAAGATCGCCCGCCGCGCGAAGCTCGAGCCTATCCAATACATCACCGGTGAGCAGGAATTCTACGGATTCACCTTCCGCGTCACCCCGGCAACGCTCATCCCACGCCCGGAGACCGAACATCTTGTCGAGGCTGCTCTTGAGCATGGATCGCGAGACTCTTCGGCGCGCATCCTGGACATAGGTACAGGCTCCGGAGCCATCGCCATCGTGCTCGCACACCTGCTGCCGCAGGCCGAGGTGACGGCGGTGGACCTGTCGCCCGCTGCGCTCGCTATCGCGCAGGAGAATGCAGCGCGATATGGAGTCGAGCAGCGCATCCGCTTTCTGGAGTCCGATCTGCTGACGGCTGTCGCAGGCGAACAGTTCGACATGATCGTCTCGAATCCGCCCTACGTTCCTTCCACCGATATTCTGGAGCCGCAGGTGCGCGATTATGAACCCGCCTCGGCACTGTATGCCGGTGAAGACGGACTCGACATCTATCGCCGCCTTATCCCCCAGGCTCACGCCGCGCTCAAGCCTGGCGGCTGGCTGCTGATGGAGATCGGCTACGGGCAGCGCGAGGTGCTCACCACGCTGTTGAGCGGCTGGGAAGAGATTGGCTTTGTCGATGACCTGCAAGGGATTCCGAGGGTAGCAATGGCGCGGAGAGGCTGA
- a CDS encoding ATP-dependent DNA ligase → MTQRVVSCASIGMIMSASFLEFAQENAALTATTKKLEKRALLAAYLRSLAVEDAARAALYFAGTPFAETDRRKLNVGGSLLTKALQKVAGVTPAILSAAYRRYGDLGDAAEELFNARERPQAGGLTLGIVAEAFTRIAAARGPGAKLPLVTALLEVATPVEARYLLKLILGDMRTGVKESLVEEAIAAAWGAEPAAVRRAGMLLGDLPEVVRLAVAGRLEQARMRLFHPLSFMLASPVATVEEAVERFTKELAAEGETASAIHGVLEDKYDGIRAQLHCGDRSQPGRVELFSRSREDLGASFPELMEAFAGLREPAILDGEILAWQPDTGRALPFSILQQRIGRKRVTAEMRERIPVVFMAFDALYLGEALLLEWPLGERRVRLEGFIARHAPATAEAIGREQQNLFAAASPGFPRLIVAPQVPLESAEHLDRAYAEARARGNEGVMLKSLRSVYQPGRRGLAWLKLKRELATLDVVVTGAEFGHGRRAGVLSDYTFAVQDGDRLLNVGKAYSGLTDAEIDELTAFFQAHTLEDNGHFRTVEPLKVLEVAFNNVMRSDRHSSGFALRFPRILRIREDKPVEEIDTLARVEEIYASQPDKPMEQGVGDGV, encoded by the coding sequence ATGACGCAGCGAGTCGTATCCTGCGCATCTATCGGGATGATCATGTCCGCCAGCTTTCTCGAATTCGCGCAGGAAAATGCCGCACTGACCGCGACCACGAAGAAGCTCGAAAAACGGGCGCTGCTGGCTGCATATCTGCGGAGCCTGGCTGTCGAGGATGCGGCTCGGGCTGCGCTGTACTTTGCGGGAACACCGTTTGCTGAGACCGACCGGCGGAAGCTGAATGTGGGAGGATCGCTGCTGACCAAAGCGCTCCAGAAGGTCGCCGGGGTAACGCCTGCCATCCTGAGCGCGGCCTACCGGCGTTATGGCGACCTGGGCGATGCAGCGGAAGAGCTGTTCAATGCCCGCGAACGGCCTCAGGCCGGAGGGCTTACGCTGGGGATCGTCGCGGAAGCCTTCACCCGTATCGCCGCCGCCCGTGGCCCGGGCGCAAAGCTGCCGCTGGTCACGGCGCTCCTCGAAGTGGCCACGCCTGTTGAGGCCCGCTACCTGCTCAAACTCATCCTTGGCGACATGCGCACCGGGGTAAAGGAGAGCCTGGTCGAGGAAGCGATTGCCGCCGCCTGGGGGGCCGAGCCTGCTGCCGTTCGCCGCGCCGGGATGCTGCTGGGCGACCTGCCGGAAGTGGTCCGGCTGGCTGTCGCAGGTAGGCTTGAACAGGCCCGGATGCGGCTCTTCCATCCGCTGAGTTTCATGCTGGCCAGTCCCGTAGCGACGGTCGAGGAGGCGGTCGAGCGCTTTACGAAGGAGTTGGCTGCGGAGGGTGAAACCGCGTCCGCCATCCACGGCGTGCTCGAAGACAAATACGACGGTATCCGCGCACAGCTGCATTGCGGCGACCGTTCCCAGCCCGGCCGCGTCGAGTTGTTTTCACGCAGCCGTGAGGACCTTGGCGCATCCTTTCCCGAGCTGATGGAGGCCTTTGCCGGGTTGCGCGAGCCTGCAATCCTGGATGGCGAAATCCTTGCCTGGCAGCCGGATACTGGCCGCGCCCTGCCGTTCAGCATTCTCCAGCAACGCATCGGCCGCAAGCGCGTGACCGCCGAAATGCGGGAGCGGATACCGGTCGTCTTCATGGCCTTCGATGCGCTCTATCTGGGGGAAGCCCTGCTGCTGGAGTGGCCACTCGGAGAGCGCCGCGTCCGGCTGGAGGGTTTTATCGCGCGGCACGCACCCGCCACGGCGGAAGCGATCGGCCGCGAACAGCAGAACCTGTTTGCCGCGGCTTCACCCGGCTTTCCGCGGTTGATCGTCGCCCCGCAGGTGCCACTCGAGAGTGCGGAGCATCTGGACCGCGCCTACGCCGAGGCCCGGGCACGGGGCAACGAGGGAGTGATGCTGAAATCGCTGCGCAGCGTCTATCAGCCGGGACGTCGTGGGCTCGCCTGGTTGAAGCTGAAACGCGAACTGGCGACGCTGGACGTGGTGGTGACGGGCGCCGAGTTCGGCCATGGACGGCGCGCCGGAGTCCTCAGCGACTATACCTTCGCCGTGCAGGATGGAGACCGGCTGCTGAATGTAGGGAAGGCCTACTCCGGTCTGACGGACGCCGAAATCGACGAGCTGACCGCCTTTTTCCAGGCCCACACGCTCGAGGACAACGGTCATTTCCGCACCGTGGAACCGCTCAAGGTGCTCGAAGTCGCCTTCAACAACGTCATGCGCTCCGATCGTCATAGCAGCGGCTTCGCTCTGCGTTTTCCCCGTATTCTGCGGATAAGAGAGGACAAGCCGGTCGAAGAGATCGATACCCTCGCGCGGGTGGAGGAGATTTATGCCTCACAGCCAGATAAGCCTATGGAACAGGGTGTAGGGGATGGGGTGTAG